The Phycisphaerae bacterium genome includes a window with the following:
- a CDS encoding SRPBCC domain-containing protein: MPHIRHLLTIDAPPEVVFRAVTTHEGLAGWWTRENVAEARVGAILEFKFGDHYHNKMRLTRLEADRRVEWECLQGDKEWVGTRFFFDLQDQNDKTLLRFGHDDWREVTDFYANCNTHWAHYMNSLKAYCETGRGTPFDG; the protein is encoded by the coding sequence TTGCCCCACATTCGCCATCTTCTGACCATCGACGCTCCGCCCGAGGTCGTCTTTCGCGCCGTGACCACGCACGAGGGCCTCGCCGGGTGGTGGACGCGGGAGAATGTGGCCGAGGCCCGTGTCGGGGCGATTCTCGAATTCAAATTCGGCGATCACTACCACAACAAGATGAGGCTCACCCGGCTGGAGGCCGATCGCCGCGTCGAGTGGGAATGCCTGCAAGGGGACAAGGAATGGGTCGGCACGCGTTTCTTCTTCGACCTGCAGGACCAGAACGACAAGACGCTGCTCCGCTTCGGCCACGACGACTGGCGCGAGGTCACCGACTTCTACGCCAACTGCAACACGCATTGGGCCCACTACATGAACAGCCTCAAGGCCTACTGCGAGACCGGCCGGGGCACGCCCTTCGACGGGTGA
- a CDS encoding Eco57I restriction-modification methylase domain-containing protein — translation MEYAAGFEVDQQLAAVSHSLWREHDLDVHTGDFLRADPASTPPFDLVVTNPPYVRHHHLSTDDKRRLQTAVQDRVGLRVSGLAGLYVYFILMADAWMTEGGLGCWLIPAEFLDVNYGRALREYLARRVQLLRVHRFHADDVQFDDALVSSCVVLFRRKQPSLCHVVEFTHGGSLALPGESLRVTVGQLDPGSKWASYFRPRQDHNPDDLRLGDLFDIKRGLATGSNRFFIMPREVARSKGIPDEAVRPILPSPRELTSRVIARSCDGFPDLPRQLVLIDSKLTPQEVRGTYPEFWEYLEQGAREGVSVGYLASRRTPWYSQENRPAAKILCTYMGRSRSGRPPVRFIWNDSDATAANVYLLLYPKVALSACIEKEPGVLRQVFECLQKVSGDLLIGQGRVYGGSLHKLEPRELASVPVPALRQVVPELCEHRQLALFD, via the coding sequence TTGGAATACGCCGCCGGATTCGAGGTCGATCAGCAGTTGGCTGCCGTCTCGCATTCCCTGTGGCGAGAACACGATTTGGATGTTCACACTGGAGACTTCTTGCGAGCGGACCCGGCGAGCACGCCGCCCTTCGATCTCGTAGTGACGAATCCGCCTTATGTCAGGCACCACCATCTTTCGACCGATGACAAACGGCGACTCCAAACGGCCGTGCAAGATCGCGTCGGGCTACGCGTAAGCGGCTTGGCTGGGCTCTACGTCTACTTCATCCTGATGGCAGATGCTTGGATGACTGAGGGAGGACTCGGCTGCTGGCTGATACCCGCCGAGTTTCTTGACGTCAATTATGGGCGAGCACTCCGGGAATACCTGGCCAGGCGAGTGCAGCTCCTTCGCGTGCACCGGTTTCACGCTGATGATGTCCAGTTTGATGACGCGCTGGTTTCTTCTTGTGTCGTCTTGTTTCGGCGCAAGCAGCCGTCGCTATGCCACGTTGTCGAGTTCACCCACGGAGGGAGTCTCGCGCTTCCGGGGGAATCTTTGCGAGTGACAGTTGGGCAGCTTGACCCTGGATCAAAATGGGCAAGTTACTTTCGTCCCCGTCAGGACCACAATCCTGATGACCTACGCCTGGGTGACTTGTTTGACATCAAGCGAGGATTGGCAACTGGATCGAATCGGTTCTTCATCATGCCGCGCGAAGTGGCGCGATCCAAAGGCATTCCTGACGAGGCCGTCCGCCCGATACTTCCCAGTCCCCGTGAACTTACGAGTCGAGTCATTGCCAGATCTTGCGACGGCTTTCCTGATCTCCCTCGGCAGCTTGTACTGATAGACTCGAAACTCACCCCGCAAGAGGTCCGTGGTACCTATCCAGAATTCTGGGAATACCTCGAGCAAGGCGCGCGCGAGGGAGTCAGCGTCGGATACCTCGCTAGTCGCAGAACCCCGTGGTACTCCCAGGAAAACAGGCCGGCCGCGAAGATCCTCTGCACGTACATGGGGCGATCGCGATCAGGACGGCCGCCCGTTCGGTTCATTTGGAACGACTCGGATGCGACGGCAGCGAATGTCTACTTGCTTCTATATCCTAAAGTGGCCCTCAGTGCTTGTATTGAAAAGGAGCCGGGAGTACTGAGACAGGTATTTGAATGCCTACAAAAAGTCTCCGGCGATTTGCTGATTGGTCAAGGCCGGGTATACGGCGGGTCATTACACAAACTTGAGCCTCGCGAGCTCGCCTCGGTTCCCGTCCCTGCGCTACGGCAAGTCGTACCGGAATTGTGTGAACATCGGCAACTTGCGTTATTCGACTAG